The Naumovozyma dairenensis CBS 421 chromosome 1, complete genome genomic interval TATTGACATTTTCTAATAACAAGATTTTGATGTCACCAGTCGAGAAGGGTTTAAGAGCTTTAGATTGTTTCGAGGTACTTAAACGACGGGGTAGTGTGTTCATAAATGATTGAGTAGGTGAAGTGGAAACTATACCTGGAGAACCAGACATGTTAATAGCTTTCTGGAAGGAATTCTGTAAGCAATTGATATCTTGGGCtgacattatttttttatcacGTTCCTGCTGTTTTGATTACTGAAAAAAACTATTAGTATTGGCTACAAACTCAAAACAATAGAAAAGGCCAACCTTTAATAGAGTTTATTTATAAACCTTTCGAAAGCTATAGGTTTCACTGAACAATTGACAAATGAATCTGACGCCCCTACTAAATCGGATCAAACGACTCACTTTACatagatttgaaatttcagCGTCAAACGGGAAAAAACGTcaaaaactaaaaattGTGGCTTTCCCATTAAGAACTCTAAGAAATGGATGTAACAGACAACATTAAAACCACGTGGCGAAATTAGGTAAACTACTGACAAAGAGCATTATAAATTAGTTATAGCTATGTATTTATAAGCAGCTATATGGCCTCCAAAAGGAAGTAAACAGAATAGATTTAATGTTACATTTGTTTTAATGTCACCTATTTGAATTATCTGAGCAAATTTGCAACAACTAATAAAAGACGATCATTTacaattatttattatttacaacTATGCTAAAATAACTACTACGCACTATAGGGCCATCGTTCACTACGAAGAAGCAGCCTAATTGTCTAGTTATTTGGTTCTTCAGCAATTAAGTCGGGAGATAAATCGGTTGCAGTTGTTAAAGACAACCACAAgtcttgaaatttttcttgcAAACCTCTATTTATTAAACTGGCCCATTTGATGGATGTTCTACACCAAGCTACTCCATTCTTCTTGTCTTCctttatcatcatattAACGCCTTGATTCCAACAAAGGGTCGCGACACCTTCAAGTACTTGCATAATTTGTTCATCATTCCCATTCGTCATTCGCACATTGGTCTTAATCACAACGAAGATATTTTCCACTAAATCAATAGCAATTATATGTTCATTATTCAAACAGGTTTCTAGATAAATATTAAGCCAGGAGCAAAGCGTTAAATCATCGACGATGGTATTCCCGATATTTCGTTTTAATATTACATAAATAACTTCTAGAAACATTCCCTTTGGGAGATCTTTTCGGTCCAGTgttatattaaataaagcCGTATCTATTTCAGAATTATTGATCGACTGTGCTTTGTTTACAATTTCTAAAATTTTCTGACGATCCCTCGTACATAGGGCAATTTCGTAGCTTAGTTGTAGACTATCTAACAGACATTCagttattttcttctcgTCCTCTTTAGTACTTGCATCTTTGTAATTGGGATTACTTTTTTCCTTGACGATATCTTGAGTTAATTCAGTCACTTTCAACTCAacttctttcaattctttaatgtTAGATCCCTTGatcttgttcttcattACAACAAGAGTTAAGATCTTGCACCTAAATTGCCAGTATCGGTAATGAAACATTTTCGGGAAGGTAAATTCATGTAACGGCACCAAATCAATCAGATCACAGGATAATCGGGCAAAAGGTATAAGATCataattgatattatcttcatttaGGCATTTACTAGTCACATTGTATgcaattgaagaaaaccattcaacttcatcaattgaaaCGCTATCTGTAGATGAAGTATCGAAATTTAACCTTAATTGATTCTTTAAACGTATTTTCTGAAGATATTCGTATGCTCTCCATATTAAACCGTACATCGTGTCTAAATAAGTTTGAAATTTGGCAACGCCATTCTCTTctgataattttaatatcatttgcAATGTATACCTTAAAAGGCTTAAAGTCGGAACCGACCAAGTTGAATATTGTTTCTCTgtaaattctttattattcaGTTTctcaaaaattaatgaaatagCCCTTATAGCTAAATCAGTTGACCTCTTACATTCGGAAACTCCCAAGATAAGCGCATCCATGGAGTTTTCATGGTCAGAAATTTGGATCTTTTTCAAGCATTGGAAAGCCGATTCTATATTATCTCGTTTCAAATAAACTTTTAAGATTAATAGTTGTGTTAAGGGAAATTCCTTTTCTGctatttccatttcttcaTATATCTGTTCCACGATTGCAAAGTCTTCGATATTAATATAAGCTCCTTGTAAGGCTCTTTGTATCTTACCTTTATCACTATAACCATgggaaagaaaatttcttAAGGAAAGACGATAAAACTTTATTGCTAGCTCATAATTTTCCtgtttttcttgtttctttccGCTATTCCAAAGTAAAGTGATAATGCTGGATAATGTTGGCTTTGATAGATTGTTTACAAGTATCCTTTCTAAAGCATTGCAAAAGGGTTCCAGACTTTCAATAATCTCTTGGCTATTCAGGGTATTGGACTGTGTAGTAAGGAAGAATCGCAATAGAATAAGTTTTTCTAACCAATTCTGTTCCGTTTTGACATCTATTTTATTCATAACGATGTAATCAAGACATAGAATACCTAATCGAGAGCTCCTCGAGCAAAAGTCCTTGATTGAACCAACAACGGCATCAAAATTTGTTATAATACTCACAGACATTATCATCCTCATTATAATCTCCTCGATCTGTTCAGAGTTGCTTGGGCCtggtttctttttttgaagCTGTATAGCTAGTAAGAACgattcaatttttctagGGAATTCATTTTGTAACATTTCTAAGTATTTTTCAGATTCTGAGACATagttcaaattttcttcatttacTTCGATAAGAATATTCGCTAAAAATAgcaaaattgaaaactttaaGTTGTTATAATCAGTCTGCAATTTTAATGCTGGCAGTGGCATTTCCAAATAAGAATGAGCCAACTTCAGGAAATATATGATCTCATTTTTGCAATCATTGCTACTTTCctctttgtttttattgACATTCATGTGATCGTTAAGAGATATTGTGGCATTATAGATGATTCTTGAAAGTTCCATTACAGTTTCTGCATCGAGATGTTCAATGACCTCTTGATTATTGAATTTCGATTCATAAATTTTGGCAGTTTCTAAATTACCATCCTTTAACGCCAATTggaaatttaataaaaaaaattcgaattttaatttttccaaatctttGGCAACTTCTAAATCCCCTTTTATTGAAGGATTGTCGGATTCAGCAGTCAACACccttaaatatttatcacCTTGGTCCTGGATTTTCTCAATTAATTGTATCCATTGATGATCCATTATGCATTTTAAAGTGTTTATTAAACATTTAAATGTTCTTACTTTTGTTTTATAACCATTCAGTAATGATTGTAAATTGTTGGAAGATCTGTTATCACTATTTTTAGTAGATAATGGAATCAAAGCATCATGAACACTAAATAAGATAGTGGCGAAGAATTTACAGTGACAAAAcagtaattttttctcatcattattttccgTTCTGATTGCGATTGTAGATGAATTCCAAAGACTTGATGCCGAATTCTCTAACTTTAAaatcaattcttcatcCAGCAGAACTTCACTTGTTCGAAATGTCCTCTCGTACCTTTCTGCAATGGGACAGAGTacatcaattttatttgttaaTGGCGATAATTCTTTCTCAGTCgaatttttggaattgtATAATTGAGAAGTTAACCAATTTGCAGCATCTGTAGTTGAGAAATGGAAGTTAGTAATATAATTCCTCTTAAGTTAGTTAGTTTAACAAAAAgggtattatttttgtcGAATCGTTTTTTCGTTGAACAATTGACTTTAGATATATACCgcaaaattcattaatggtAGTTTTAAATGTTGAATTGACTTCATTcatctttttatttttttatttggttGCGTCACAGACTAAAAGAGGTTCTTGTTATCCCTGAAAAAGCCTCCCCTGTTCTATCTTGAAAAGTGGCAAACACGtttcttgtttgtttatatgTTCTAGCCTGTAAAATACATTGTTGGAAGCTCTGTCCagtttttttgaaaatattcaCCGATTTCGGGTGACTTCAAAGGTCTGTTAGCAATTTGCCGCCCAGCCCAAGATTCATACATAAACGTCAAATAGATATGGAAACTGCTACTTCATCTAGCTATAAAACACAGATATATTTAATGGATTTTGTTACATAATATTGTTATAGtttgataaatatatatcaacTATATATCTAAATAAGATATAGAAAACATCAGACAAAATAATCAGTACATATACGTATATAGACTACGCCCATATCAACGGCACCTctcatcttctttttctgtttcttATTTTGGGTTAAACATTCAAAatgtttatttgtttttcttgtttttttacTTAACATAGAATATTGACAAAATGTTTATAGTTCTTTGCTTATTCTCTCACCCTCTCTCTTTTTCATGTTTTTGGTggtatatttttcaaatggcTTAGGTAGGAGATATCATCACCCATGGTACTTGCGTTACTATCGATTTCATGGAGAGTAATATTGTTATCAAGATGACTAGTGTTACCACTTGAAAAATGGTCAATATGAAGTTCAGAAGTGATGGGATTCTTATTGCTATTGGCAAAAGCTACataatcatcttcaaatgcGTACGCTGTAAATAGTTCGTTATTAGGTATTGACGAATGGGCATCGttgtcatcatcatcatcatcagcataAGACTCATTTTCGTTTTCTAGTATTTCTCCTTCTTGATTCTCTGAATTTAAGTCATTAAATAAGtctgaaattgatgaagatgaagagTTATAGTCTTTGGGGTTGTGGAATGAATCGCTAgatttttcctttgaaGGGAAATGATGTTCATCGTTTAAaagtttcattttttcaCGTAATGTCATTGGAGGATAGTTAGGAGAATCTGGATAGGAAAGATTTGATTGGGAACGAGAAGGAGAATAAGGGTAATAAGTGTATGGGGATACATGACCATTTGAAGATTGAGATTCATATAATCGTTTTAGTTGATTATGGGTCAAAgtattcaataaattctttgaaGGATGAGACGCTGTCTTAtgttttattcttttcccATCAATACCATCCTTTCTTGTTGTAGTTGATATCCCAGAATTCATTGAGGCTCTTGATACTGGACTTGATTGTCCGATGTTGCACGGGTCTATTTCATACACAGGTTTTGTTGAAATATCATCAGGATAGAGATTATTGGAAGTAAATTTGTACAATGATGCAGTAGATGAGGTACCTCTGGAGCCTATGGAAGGTATGGACTCCGTCATGAGCTATAGTTGCTTTTCTTTATACCCAAATAAAGGTTCCTTTCTTAAGTGAAGAGTTGAATGAAGATAAACAGGCCTgcttgaagaagaaagttgACTACggatgaaaataaaaagacaatttgttgataaaaaaacagaacaaatataaaagaatattggAAACTTTAGGCCCTTTATTGATATGGAAATAGAATTTTTCAGCAAGTAAGTCTAATTCTATATATTAGCCCAGTGCACTAGAATAGAAACTCGTCcgtgaaaaatttacatCTACGCAATATAAGAAATGGGGAGAATTGCAAGCATCATCCTAGTGAAAGGTAACGGCAGTGAAGATTGTACGTAATTTCCATGTGTCTCTCCTATGGCGCTCAGTTCACGAAGTTAGATAACATATATGAAATTTAATTGTTAAGTCCCGGTATTTTTGTCCAAGAAAGCAAACTTTACGTAAGTTGCCTTCACGGTAAAGTGAAATTTTCCTTTGGCCGAAGCTTCTCTTTCTTAAACATCTGAAATAATTTACATGGAGTCAGCTCCCATCACGTAATAAACCTTTTTACATGATACAGTTACGTACCATGAGGATGGGGCCCTTGGGTAATAGCAATCAAAAGGATTTACCCTTGGTGGATCACTAAGCACAATAACTTTGCAAGGTCTTTTCCAGCTCTACCTACGTACATATGTATGGTTCAATGTATGAACTTAACTTACGTATCTATTGCCTGCTGTGTACGTGCATATAATGTAGTGCGTAAGCTCAGCCGCATTAATTAGGGGCCAAGGTTAGGAAAGTCAGCTTGTGAGGGAGGTACGGCTTTATCTTTCTGTGAAGCGGGTAACCCGCTTATTCTCGGCGGCTAATCAGTTTTGTTTATTGATCTTCCAGTTTCCAGTACCTAATTTGGAATATGGAGTTCCAGTTGCAGTTCCAGTTCAAAGTTCTAGGTGGCAAATTATAAAAGGGAAAGAGAATGGGAAGAAACTATTGTAACaagtttatttttttgttccaATTGCACTGTATGATTAACTGCAAGTTCAAAGTATATCGCTGAATACTTTGTGATTGACCATCGAGACAAGAAAACCAACACCTTAAAATAATCACAATGTCAACTATTCAAAAGAGTAAAACAGAGCAAGAAACTGAAACAAAAACTCAAATCACCACCGAACAATCtcaaaaattgattcaGACAATGCTAACAATGTCCTTTGGATGTTTTGCCTTCTTAAGAGGACTTTTCCCAGATGAAACATTCGTAGATCAAAGGTTCGTACCTGAAAAAGTGGAAAGAAActataataaacaaacaacaccacaaaataattcaataaaaatcAAGACTTTAGTGAGAGGTAAGTCAAAAACAGTTGATTTACTCCTTGATTGGTTGGAAAAGGGAGTTTTCCAATCTATAAAactaaaatatttgaatgcACTTAGTGTCGGTATTTTCTTGGATGAAAATAATCCAACCGATTTAGTTGAGAATTAtacattttcatttcattatgaccaagaaaataatgtaaAATTGAGAATCAATGGAAGTGAAGATACAGTCTCTTTATTAGATTCGAGGAAAATGGCCCAACAATTAATGAGAAGGTTCATTATAATCACTCAGTCCTTGGAACCGTTGCCccaaaagaaatttataTCAATGAGATTGTtgtttaatgataatacaGATCCCAAATATCAACCTCctcttttcaaagatgCTACTTTCTGTAGAAGGGCAACTTTGAAAATCCCCAATACAATAGATCAAGAATCGTTTTCTGTTGGAACATTAGATACTTCGCATCACAAAGTAGATCTTCAGATTCTTTCTGTTCcagatttttcaataaaggCCCAGAAGAACCCCGATTTTAAAAAAGTTGATCCATTcgatttaattgatgataatcCAAAAGATATGAAAACCAATGAGAGTACCCAAGTGTCAAATTTACTAAGCGATCTATTACAATCGTCTCAACCCAGTATTCAACCAACACAAGCTATTAAATTTTCAGATAGTGTTCATAACATTGTTCCAGAAATTGGTTGTGAATGTAGAATAGCATGCCCCACTTCAGCTACAGTTATAAAGGTTTGCAAAATCTGTAAAAAATCAGTACATGGTGTTTGTTATGGGAATTCACCGCATCCACGAATTGATTCATGTTTGGCATGTCTTTTTGCTGGTGAGGATTTGGATACCCAATCTTCAcaattcaaagatttaatGATGTTAAGAAGATGTTATAGGTTTATCGTACGTCATAGGAGATTTCCTTCCTCCATAAGTGAATTTAAGAAATGTATTGTTGCCAGAGATcaaattaatgaagaaattactCGACGAATTCTTTTTTGCATCACAgttttatttaatgataacatTTTAAGTCTTACAAAAAAATGTGAAAGATCTACAACTCAGACTGGTAAAGTTAACTCAAGTCTTGTATTAGTAGATGAACCAGGCCTAACCATTCTGGGCAATGGGGACTTAAAGCAAGGTCAAAGAATAAATTggtatttcaaatatacaACAAGTGAAATGCATAGATGTTATTCTGAGGTGATTGCAACGTCCAAAtctc includes:
- the HOP1 gene encoding Hop1p (similar to Saccharomyces cerevisiae HOP1 (YIL072W); ancestral locus Anc_7.269), producing MSTIQKSKTEQETETKTQITTEQSQKLIQTMLTMSFGCFAFLRGLFPDETFVDQRFVPEKVERNYNKQTTPQNNSIKIKTLVRGKSKTVDLLLDWLEKGVFQSIKLKYLNALSVGIFLDENNPTDLVENYTFSFHYDQENNVKLRINGSEDTVSLLDSRKMAQQLMRRFIIITQSLEPLPQKKFISMRLLFNDNTDPKYQPPLFKDATFCRRATLKIPNTIDQESFSVGTLDTSHHKVDLQILSVPDFSIKAQKNPDFKKVDPFDLIDDNPKDMKTNESTQVSNLLSDLLQSSQPSIQPTQAIKFSDSVHNIVPEIGCECRIACPTSATVIKVCKICKKSVHGVCYGNSPHPRIDSCLACLFAGEDLDTQSSQFKDLMMLRRCYRFIVRHRRFPSSISEFKKCIVARDQINEEITRRILFCITVLFNDNILSLTKKCERSTTQTGKVNSSLVLVDEPGLTILGNGDLKQGQRINWYFKYTTSEMHRCYSEVIATSKSQFQNWLYEIRELRRKYDEQSLFSSCQIQNLNIMDSATQDSIIVGKKRNHLDLEQYLKEGDSSVMKDTIDIASGIEHDLPAISQHHDDLIETSKKIRKISVSKKTLKSIW
- the NDAI0A02380 gene encoding uncharacterized protein (similar to Saccharomyces cerevisiae YER079W; ancestral locus Anc_7.270) produces the protein MTESIPSIGSRGTSSTASLYKFTSNNLYPDDISTKPVYEIDPCNIGQSSPVSRASMNSGISTTTRKDGIDGKRIKHKTASHPSKNLLNTLTHNQLKRLYESQSSNGHVSPYTYYPYSPSRSQSNLSYPDSPNYPPMTLREKMKLLNDEHHFPSKEKSSDSFHNPKDYNSSSSSISDLFNDLNSENQEGEILENENESYADDDDDDNDAHSSIPNNELFTAYAFEDDYVAFANSNKNPITSELHIDHFSSGNTSHLDNNITLHEIDSNASTMGDDISYLSHLKNIPPKT
- the SPO22 gene encoding Spo22p (similar to Saccharomyces cerevisiae SPO22 (YIL073C); ancestral locus Anc_7.272), which encodes MNEVNSTFKTTINEFCDAANWLTSQLYNSKNSTEKELSPLTNKIDVLCPIAERYERTFRTSEVLLDEELILKLENSASSLWNSSTIAIRTENNDEKKLLFCHCKFFATILFSVHDALIPLSTKNSDNRSSNNLQSLLNGYKTKVRTFKCLINTLKCIMDHQWIQLIEKIQDQGDKYLRVLTAESDNPSIKGDLEVAKDLEKLKFEFFLLNFQLALKDGNLETAKIYESKFNNQEVIEHLDAETVMELSRIIYNATISLNDHMNVNKNKEESSNDCKNEIIYFLKLAHSYLEMPLPALKLQTDYNNLKFSILLFLANILIEVNEENLNYVSESEKYLEMLQNEFPRKIESFLLAIQLQKKKPGPSNSEQIEEIIMRMIMSVSIITNFDAVVGSIKDFCSRSSRLGILCLDYIVMNKIDVKTEQNWLEKLILLRFFLTTQSNTLNSQEIIESLEPFCNALERILVNNLSKPTLSSIITLLWNSGKKQEKQENYELAIKFYRLSLRNFLSHGYSDKGKIQRALQGAYINIEDFAIVEQIYEEMEIAEKEFPLTQLLILKVYLKRDNIESAFQCLKKIQISDHENSMDALILGVSECKRSTDLAIRAISLIFEKLNNKEFTEKQYSTWSVPTLSLLRYTLQMILKLSEENGVAKFQTYLDTMYGLIWRAYEYLQKIRLKNQLRLNFDTSSTDSVSIDEVEWFSSIAYNVTSKCLNEDNINYDLIPFARLSCDLIDLVPLHEFTFPKMFHYRYWQFRCKILTLVVMKNKIKGSNIKELKEVELKVTELTQDIVKEKSNPNYKDASTKEDEKKITECLLDSLQLSYEIALCTRDRQKILEIVNKAQSINNSEIDTALFNITLDRKDLPKGMFLEVIYVILKRNIGNTIVDDLTLCSWLNIYLETCLNNEHIIAIDLVENIFVVIKTNVRMTNGNDEQIMQVLEGVATLCWNQGVNMMIKEDKKNGVAWCRTSIKWASLINRGLQEKFQDLWLSLTTATDLSPDLIAEEPNN